A window of the Schistocerca nitens isolate TAMUIC-IGC-003100 chromosome 5, iqSchNite1.1, whole genome shotgun sequence genome harbors these coding sequences:
- the LOC126260247 gene encoding THAP domain-containing protein 1-like, whose amino-acid sequence MVYKCCVPRCRGNYGTGPKVIFSFPKDANLRWKWLSAIHRDNFQPTEHTKVCELHFTESDICRHTGCYDEVKGTKLTVKLSRPRLREGAIPSVLPGCPSYLSTPSTSS is encoded by the exons atggtttacaAATGTTGTGTGCCAAGGTGTCGTGGGAATTACGGAACTGGACCGAAAGTAATAttttcctttccgaaagatgcGAATCTGCGTTGGAAATGGCTTTCAGCGATTCATCGGGACAATTTTCAACCCACTGAGCACACGAAG GTTTGTGAACTTCACTTCACCGAATCTGACATCTGCCGGCATACGGGATGTTATGATGAAGTGAAAGGCACAAAGCTTACTGTCAAGCTTTCAAGACCAAGGCTTAGAGAGGGTGCTATCCCATCAGTGTTACCAGGCTGCCCAAGCTATTTGTCTACTCCATCCACCAGCTCTTGA